The sequence GGTACGTCACCTATCCCGGGGACCTGCGTTCGACCTACCGCTTCAGGGTCCACCCGTCGGTCGGGTTCTACATCTTCGGGTTTCGGTGTGCTCAGGGCGCCCCGTAACCCTTGGTTCTTTGCCCCTTTTCCCCTTGGTCCTTTTCTTGTTTTGTCTTCATCTTTTTCCAAGGAGGTGTCCTATGGCGACGACAGGTCTTCCGACGGTGGTGTCGGATGCCTATGAATTGCTCAAGTGGCTGGTGGATCATGTCGGCAAGTGGGTATCTCAGGTAGGGCGGGCATGGCCCGCCAGTATCATTTGAACAGGTGGGCGGTGCCCACCCTACCAATTTTATCCGAATGAAACAGGTAATTTGTTCTCTGCCGGATGAAGCAAGCCATTGGCCCCTTGCAGGACGAACGCAAACAAGGGGTGGGAAGTTTTTCCAGCAGACGGCTCTTGCCTGGTGAATATTATCGTATTTAGTACGGGTATAATGGAATTTTACAATAAAAATAGTATAATTATTATGCTGTTATGGAGTTTGAGTACGATATTGAGAAGCATGTCAGGAGCCGAACCAAGCACGGAATTGATTTTGTTGACGCTCAGGCGTTGTGGGATGATCTTGACCGGCTTGAAATTCCTGCCAAGACGAGTGACGAACCCCGTTCAGTGGTGATTGGAAAAATTGGCAATAAGCATTGGTCGGCTATTATCACCATTCGAACAGGCCGCATTCGATTGATTTCTGTTCGACGT comes from Nitrospiraceae bacterium and encodes:
- a CDS encoding BrnT family toxin, which produces MEFEYDIEKHVRSRTKHGIDFVDAQALWDDLDRLEIPAKTSDEPRSVVIGKIGNKHWSAIITIRTGRIRLISVRRARLEEVEWYESEKFR